From Candidatus Defluviilinea gracilis, a single genomic window includes:
- a CDS encoding beta-lactamase family protein, translating into MKTTTSPNANFKTISTRIQKEMKRLHVPGVAIGIYHKGKDWTAGFGVTSLENPLPVNADTLMQVGSISKTFTATLLMMLAEQGKVNLDAPVRKYIKDFKLKDESVAKKVTIRHLLTHTGGWVGDYFNSFGDGDDALDKMVKDISHLPQIQPLGKIWSYNNTGFNVASRVIEVVTKKSYEQALQEMLLDPLGLNMSFLYPSDILFTHRFVVGHYRKDKKTHVSRPWAIGRAGNGVGGVVSTVKDLLKYARFHMGSGNRIITRKSLKAMRVKQVSAGGRGDMGITWFIRYADALTAYAHGGATNGQQAYFFYIPEKDFALAILTNSDEGGVITAQTFGWALDLYFGIKLKSPKPMKNPQDGKEFVGRYKIGTECFDIKTKGKYLVYHHIPLGGFPTPDAPPGPALAPMRFAFYDKDNLIGLDEPYNGALADILRDEKGRVKYFRVGGRAHLKIK; encoded by the coding sequence ATGAAAACGACAACCTCCCCCAACGCAAACTTCAAAACCATTTCCACGCGTATCCAAAAAGAAATGAAGCGACTCCACGTTCCCGGCGTCGCCATCGGAATTTATCACAAAGGCAAAGATTGGACGGCGGGATTCGGCGTCACGAGTCTCGAAAACCCTTTGCCCGTCAATGCCGATACGTTGATGCAAGTCGGTTCGATCAGCAAGACATTCACTGCCACATTGCTGATGATGCTCGCCGAGCAGGGAAAAGTGAATCTCGACGCGCCTGTGCGAAAGTACATCAAAGATTTCAAACTCAAGGATGAAAGCGTGGCGAAGAAAGTCACCATCCGTCACTTGCTTACGCACACGGGCGGATGGGTCGGCGATTATTTCAACAGTTTCGGCGATGGCGACGACGCGCTCGATAAAATGGTGAAAGATATTTCCCATCTTCCGCAGATTCAGCCGCTGGGAAAAATCTGGTCGTACAACAACACGGGATTCAACGTCGCTTCGCGGGTCATCGAAGTGGTGACGAAAAAATCATACGAGCAGGCATTGCAGGAAATGTTGCTCGATCCTCTTGGCTTGAACATGTCGTTCCTTTATCCAAGCGATATTCTCTTCACGCATCGCTTCGTTGTCGGGCATTATCGCAAAGACAAAAAAACTCACGTGTCGCGTCCGTGGGCGATTGGCAGGGCAGGCAACGGCGTGGGAGGAGTCGTCAGCACGGTCAAAGACTTGCTGAAGTATGCGCGCTTCCACATGGGCAGTGGTAACAGAATCATCACGCGCAAGAGTCTCAAAGCGATGCGCGTCAAACAAGTGAGCGCGGGCGGGCGCGGCGACATGGGCATCACGTGGTTCATCCGCTATGCCGATGCTCTCACCGCGTACGCGCACGGCGGCGCGACCAACGGACAGCAAGCGTATTTCTTCTACATCCCCGAAAAAGATTTCGCGCTCGCCATCCTCACCAACAGCGACGAGGGCGGCGTCATCACCGCGCAGACGTTCGGCTGGGCGCTCGACCTCTATTTTGGGATCAAACTCAAATCACCGAAGCCGATGAAGAATCCGCAAGACGGAAAAGAATTCGTCGGGCGATATAAGATCGGCACCGAATGTTTCGACATCAAGACAAAAGGAAAATATCTCGTGTATCATCACATCCCGCTTGGAGGATTCCCCACGCCCGACGCGCCGCCGGGTCCCGCTCTCGCGCCGATGCGATTCGCGTTTTACGACAAAGATAACCTCATCGGTTTGGACGAACCCTACAACGGCGCGCTCGCCGACATCCTCCGCGACGAAAAGGGACGCGTGAAATATTTCCGCGTGGGCGGGCGCGCGCACTTGAAAATTAAATGA
- the typA gene encoding translational GTPase TypA: protein MLTTRTDLRNIAIIAHVDHGKTTLVDGLLRQSHTFRDNQHVEERVMDSNDLERERGITILAKNTAITLNDPKTGKPIKINIVDTPGHADFGGEVERVMNMVDGVLLLVDAAEGPMPQTRFVLKKALQMGHKAVVVINKVDRKDAEPERVLNETFDLFIELGASDEQAEFPVVYAIGIDQRAGLTTELGPDLQPLFDVILNHIPAPNVDADAPLQMLVTTLGYDDYRGVTAVGRIFSGTIKAGQRLARLTMDGRNLPESAKYLYTFQGLNKIEIEAANAGDIVSLAGLEEIAIGETLADPANPVALPTIKVEEPTVRMTFGVNTSPFTGKEGKWSTSRKLRERLFEELRTNVSLRVEETDSAENFLVSGRGELHLGILIETMRREGYEFQVSRPEVIFHKADDGMLLEPFEEVHIETSNETVGAVVEMLGSRRAKMMEMHDAGQGMTRMVYIAPTRGLLGFRYQFLTSTRGAGVMHSIFHGYDEMAGAMSTRQTGSLVAWEAGDSTAYALKNAEERGTLFIGPGVAVYEGMVIGENTRGQDMPINVCKKKHLTNIRSAGADMEIRLTPPRRMSLDEAVEYLSDDELLEVTPESYRIRKRILNTDDRGKQTKKMKEALGEE, encoded by the coding sequence ATGCTAACAACCCGCACCGACCTCCGCAACATCGCCATCATCGCCCACGTTGACCACGGCAAGACCACCCTCGTGGATGGTTTACTCCGTCAATCGCACACCTTCCGCGACAACCAGCACGTGGAAGAACGCGTCATGGATTCCAACGACCTCGAACGCGAGCGCGGCATTACCATCCTTGCCAAAAACACCGCCATCACGCTCAACGATCCCAAGACCGGCAAGCCCATCAAGATCAACATCGTGGATACGCCCGGTCACGCCGATTTCGGCGGCGAGGTCGAGCGCGTGATGAACATGGTGGATGGCGTCCTGCTCCTCGTGGACGCGGCGGAAGGTCCCATGCCACAAACGCGCTTCGTGCTCAAGAAGGCGCTTCAAATGGGACACAAAGCGGTCGTCGTCATCAACAAAGTGGATCGCAAAGACGCCGAACCGGAACGCGTCCTCAATGAGACCTTCGACCTGTTCATCGAACTTGGCGCCTCCGACGAGCAGGCGGAATTCCCCGTCGTCTACGCCATCGGGATCGACCAACGCGCCGGGCTGACCACTGAACTTGGTCCCGACCTTCAACCTTTATTCGACGTGATTTTGAATCACATCCCCGCTCCCAACGTGGACGCGGACGCGCCCCTGCAAATGCTCGTCACCACCCTGGGCTACGACGACTATCGCGGCGTGACCGCGGTGGGTAGAATTTTCTCCGGCACGATCAAAGCCGGTCAGCGGCTTGCGCGATTAACCATGGATGGAAGAAATTTACCCGAATCGGCAAAGTATCTTTACACATTCCAGGGTTTGAATAAGATCGAGATCGAAGCCGCCAATGCCGGGGATATTGTTTCGCTGGCAGGCTTGGAGGAGATCGCCATCGGCGAAACACTCGCCGACCCGGCGAACCCCGTTGCTTTACCCACAATTAAAGTAGAAGAGCCCACCGTCCGCATGACGTTTGGCGTGAACACATCGCCCTTTACCGGCAAAGAGGGGAAGTGGAGCACCTCCCGCAAACTGCGCGAGCGTTTGTTCGAGGAACTTCGCACGAACGTTTCACTGCGAGTCGAAGAGACCGATTCGGCTGAAAATTTTTTGGTCTCAGGCCGCGGCGAGTTGCATCTTGGCATCCTCATCGAAACCATGCGGCGCGAAGGCTATGAATTCCAAGTCTCGCGCCCGGAAGTGATCTTCCACAAAGCGGACGATGGGATGTTGCTCGAACCGTTCGAGGAAGTGCACATCGAGACCAGCAACGAGACGGTTGGGGCGGTGGTCGAAATGCTGGGGAGTCGTCGCGCCAAAATGATGGAGATGCACGACGCGGGTCAGGGCATGACGCGCATGGTCTACATTGCGCCCACGCGGGGCTTGCTCGGTTTCCGTTATCAGTTCCTGACCTCTACGCGCGGCGCGGGGGTGATGCACAGCATCTTTCATGGGTACGATGAAATGGCGGGAGCGATGTCCACGCGGCAAACAGGCTCACTCGTGGCGTGGGAGGCGGGCGATTCCACGGCGTACGCGCTGAAGAACGCGGAAGAGCGCGGCACGTTGTTCATCGGTCCCGGTGTGGCTGTCTACGAAGGCATGGTGATCGGCGAGAACACGCGCGGGCAGGATATGCCCATCAACGTGTGCAAGAAAAAGCATCTCACCAATATTCGCTCGGCGGGCGCGGATATGGAAATCCGCCTCACGCCGCCGCGCCGCATGTCGTTGGATGAGGCGGTCGAATATTTGTCTGACGACGAATTGCTTGAGGTCACGCCCGAGTCGTATCGCATCCGTAAACGGATTCTCAACACCGACGATCGCGGCAAACAAACCAAGAAAATGAAGGAAGCGTTGGGAGAGGAATAA
- a CDS encoding ISAs1 family transposase, producing MEYSTGKVEREFSAEGFEYERGSVYERFCQLTDVRKAKGKRYRLETVLMIIVLAKLCGSDRPMEIADWASNHQEQLVKLLRLERPSLPHYNTYRRIMAHVVYQEEIERLVGEYNQGGAHGEVYALDGKAVRGMRKKDEEAGEYLLSVYDVEQAKVLSQVEVGRKENEITKASKALHPVEISHKVVTADAIHTQRALATQIVSQGGDYVLPVKENQLHLYQHIQQLFAPEYPKPGFGKIQTDFLTAQKVNKGHGRLETRTMTTSEMLNPYSTWPGLAQVYRLERQFQWWRSGRCYRTSHEIEFGITSLTRTQATPARLLHIRRAHWGIETGLHYRRDVTFKEDATRMTVGNTGKVMASLNNLVLALIRQAKFHNAAHARRWFAAHISQAFALLTTPFSLLW from the coding sequence ATGGAGTATAGCACAGGCAAAGTTGAACGAGAGTTCAGTGCGGAGGGCTTTGAGTATGAACGCGGGAGTGTGTATGAACGGTTCTGTCAGTTAACGGATGTTCGGAAGGCCAAGGGGAAGCGTTACCGTCTGGAAACTGTGCTGATGATCATTGTGCTGGCAAAGTTGTGTGGCAGTGATCGACCGATGGAAATTGCGGATTGGGCCAGCAACCATCAGGAGCAGCTTGTGAAGTTATTGCGTCTGGAGCGACCCAGCCTGCCGCATTACAATACGTATCGTCGGATCATGGCACACGTGGTCTATCAGGAAGAGATCGAGAGGTTGGTGGGGGAATACAACCAGGGTGGTGCGCACGGGGAAGTGTATGCGCTGGATGGGAAGGCGGTGCGCGGCATGCGCAAGAAGGATGAAGAGGCGGGAGAATATTTGTTGAGTGTCTATGATGTGGAACAGGCAAAAGTACTGTCGCAGGTGGAAGTGGGTCGCAAAGAAAATGAAATCACGAAAGCCTCCAAAGCCCTACACCCTGTGGAAATCTCACACAAAGTGGTCACCGCAGATGCGATTCACACTCAAAGAGCCCTAGCCACTCAGATTGTGAGCCAAGGCGGCGACTATGTTCTGCCAGTCAAGGAAAATCAATTGCACTTATACCAACACATTCAGCAACTCTTTGCCCCTGAATATCCGAAGCCTGGTTTTGGGAAAATCCAGACCGATTTCCTCACGGCTCAAAAAGTCAACAAAGGGCATGGCCGCCTTGAAACTCGCACGATGACCACCAGTGAAATGCTCAACCCCTATTCGACTTGGCCGGGTCTGGCGCAAGTCTACCGTTTGGAACGTCAATTCCAATGGTGGCGTTCTGGACGCTGCTACCGTACTTCCCATGAAATCGAATTCGGCATTACCAGTTTGACCCGTACCCAAGCCACTCCCGCCCGCCTCTTGCATATTCGCCGCGCCCATTGGGGCATTGAGACCGGGTTGCATTATCGCAGAGATGTCACTTTCAAAGAAGATGCTACTCGCATGACTGTCGGCAATACTGGAAAAGTCATGGCCTCCCTCAACAATCTTGTTTTGGCTCTCATTCGACAGGCTAAATTTCATAATGCCGCTCACGCCCGTCGCTGGTTTGCCGCGCACATCTCACAAGCCTTTGCCCTACTCACCACACCTTTTTCTCTACTTTGGTAA
- a CDS encoding ABC-F family ATP-binding cassette domain-containing protein: protein MISITISNTTLILGSHAIFRDLGWEIQHDQKIGLIGPNGAGKSSLLKMIVGEHAPEKGGTVIRAKGVTVGYLPQHPEFEPNRTAISLALEGNPRVAEVEAELQRVESKLGEPEVYGDSKKLARVLDEQHKLLEEFESLGGANYESRVREMLRGLGLPESDFEKPVHVLSGGQKKLIGLARLLLAKPSVLFLDEPDNHLDMPGKTFLEKLINAYDGAVVIISHDRYILDAVASHIAEIEDGKITTFAGNYTEYIIDKEERLARQEELFRVQQREIGRLEIAIKRFAMWAKVYDNEKMAIKARSMQKRLDKMDKIEKPVTERRKMDLELNGWRGSNQVLEFVGVSKHFPHLATLPSPLPSPTGRGSRVIDNINFLIRHGERVGLIGANGAGKSVLLRLILGKENPTSGEIKIGPSVKVGYYAQEHETLDFDQSVLDAVRLGGNMSEGRAVSFLTRYLFTYRQATQKVGSLSGGERSRLQLALLVLSGANFLLLDEPTNNLDIASAEVLENALNDFNGTVLVISHDRYFLDRTVNRIFELKDSRIAEYTGGYSDYTEAIERKKEKTL, encoded by the coding sequence ATGATCTCGATCACAATTTCAAATACCACCCTCATCCTCGGCTCTCACGCCATCTTCCGCGACTTGGGTTGGGAGATTCAACACGACCAGAAGATCGGGTTGATCGGACCGAACGGCGCGGGGAAGTCATCACTATTGAAAATGATCGTCGGCGAGCACGCGCCCGAAAAAGGCGGGACGGTCATTCGCGCGAAAGGCGTGACCGTTGGCTACCTGCCTCAGCATCCCGAATTCGAACCGAATCGAACGGCGATCTCGCTCGCGCTGGAGGGAAATCCGCGCGTGGCGGAGGTGGAAGCGGAGTTGCAGCGAGTCGAATCGAAATTGGGCGAGCCAGAAGTGTATGGCGACTCGAAAAAATTGGCGCGTGTGTTGGATGAACAACACAAACTGCTGGAAGAGTTCGAGTCGCTTGGCGGCGCGAATTACGAATCTCGCGTCCGCGAAATGTTGCGCGGACTTGGTTTGCCCGAATCGGATTTCGAGAAGCCCGTCCATGTGTTGAGCGGTGGACAGAAAAAGTTGATCGGGCTGGCGCGGCTATTGCTGGCGAAACCGTCTGTATTGTTCCTCGATGAGCCTGACAATCACCTCGACATGCCGGGCAAAACGTTTCTCGAAAAACTAATCAATGCCTATGACGGCGCGGTAGTCATCATTTCACATGACCGCTATATCCTCGACGCGGTGGCGAGTCACATCGCCGAGATCGAAGACGGAAAGATCACAACCTTTGCAGGAAACTACACCGAATACATCATAGACAAAGAAGAACGGCTTGCGCGGCAGGAGGAGTTGTTTCGAGTCCAGCAACGCGAGATCGGGCGGTTGGAAATTGCCATCAAACGCTTTGCGATGTGGGCAAAAGTCTACGACAACGAAAAGATGGCAATCAAAGCGCGATCCATGCAGAAGCGGCTCGACAAGATGGACAAGATCGAAAAGCCCGTGACCGAACGCCGCAAAATGGATCTGGAACTCAATGGTTGGCGCGGGTCGAATCAGGTGTTGGAGTTTGTGGGGGTAAGTAAACATTTTCCACACCTTGCGACTCTACCCTCACCCCTGCCCTCTCCCACAGGGAGAGGGAGTCGCGTGATTGATAACATCAACTTCCTCATTCGGCATGGCGAGCGCGTGGGGCTGATCGGCGCGAACGGCGCGGGGAAGTCTGTGTTACTGCGATTGATCCTCGGAAAAGAGAATCCCACAAGCGGCGAGATCAAGATCGGGCCCAGCGTGAAGGTCGGATATTACGCGCAGGAACACGAGACGCTGGACTTCGATCAATCCGTACTGGACGCGGTGCGACTCGGCGGCAACATGAGCGAGGGACGCGCCGTTTCTTTCCTGACCCGCTACCTGTTCACCTATCGTCAAGCGACTCAAAAGGTCGGCTCGCTCTCGGGCGGCGAGCGGAGTCGGCTTCAGCTGGCGTTACTCGTCCTATCGGGAGCCAACTTCCTGTTGCTGGATGAACCGACGAACAATCTCGATATCGCCTCCGCTGAAGTGTTGGAGAACGCGCTCAACGATTTCAACGGGACCGTCCTCGTCATTTCGCATGACCGTTATTTTCTGGATCGAACCGTCAACCGCATCTTCGAGTTGAAAGATTCACGCATCGCTGAATATACCGGTGGTTACAGCGACTACACGGAAGCCATCGAAAGAAAAAAGGAAAAGACGCTATGA
- a CDS encoding GNAT family N-acetyltransferase, whose protein sequence is MTMLETERLILREFAVTDAEFILKLLNEPSFIQNIGDRGVRSVADAEGYLERGPIASYATNGFGLLAVVLKETGERMGMCGLIKREALEDVDIGYAFLPQFWSRGFAVDAAQRVVEFAQETLGLTRIVAIVDPKNSGSIRVLERIGFAHEKMIRLSADDIELKLYARQLRQE, encoded by the coding sequence ATGACGATGCTGGAAACCGAAAGATTGATCCTGAGAGAGTTTGCTGTGACAGATGCCGAATTCATCCTCAAACTGCTGAACGAACCGTCATTCATCCAGAACATCGGGGATCGCGGCGTTCGAAGTGTTGCCGACGCGGAAGGATATCTGGAACGCGGACCAATCGCAAGTTACGCCACAAACGGATTCGGTTTGCTGGCGGTCGTTTTGAAAGAGACCGGCGAAAGAATGGGCATGTGTGGGTTGATTAAACGCGAGGCGCTGGAGGATGTGGACATCGGGTACGCGTTCCTGCCGCAATTCTGGTCGCGCGGCTTTGCCGTGGATGCGGCGCAACGAGTGGTGGAGTTTGCCCAAGAGACGCTCGGGCTGACACGCATTGTCGCCATTGTAGACCCGAAGAACTCAGGCTCGATCCGCGTGCTCGAGCGAATCGGCTTTGCGCATGAAAAAATGATCAGGCTGTCTGCGGACGATATCGAATTAAAATTGTATGCTCGCCAATTGAGGCAAGAGTAA
- a CDS encoding DMT family transporter — MTKSNLLPYFEATFAAVVWGASFIATKVALKDVSPITIVWLRFGMGLLVLGAAVALRKEFSLPKKNEWGYFALLGFLGITFHQWLQSNGLQTSEAGTTAWIVATTPVFMAILGWLILKEGLSLVKIFGIALAFFGVLLVVSDGNLASISIGKFGAPGDILILVSAVNWAVVSVLSRRGLKTTSASLFVFYMMLFGWLFASALFVGNGLIVEVPELTFNGWLGITFLGIFCSGLAYIAWYDALQALTTASTGVFLYIEPLIAMVVAFFILNEAITLASLVGGGIILFGVWLVNR, encoded by the coding sequence ATGACAAAATCGAATTTGCTCCCGTACTTCGAAGCGACCTTCGCCGCGGTGGTTTGGGGCGCGTCGTTCATTGCCACCAAAGTCGCGCTGAAGGATGTCTCGCCGATCACCATTGTGTGGCTCCGCTTTGGGATGGGTCTGCTCGTTCTTGGCGCGGCGGTTGCCCTGCGAAAAGAATTTTCCCTGCCGAAGAAAAACGAGTGGGGGTATTTCGCGCTACTCGGCTTTTTGGGCATCACGTTTCATCAATGGCTTCAATCGAACGGCTTGCAAACTTCCGAGGCTGGCACCACCGCGTGGATCGTGGCGACGACTCCGGTCTTCATGGCGATTCTCGGTTGGCTGATCCTCAAAGAGGGATTATCGCTCGTCAAGATTTTCGGCATTGCGTTGGCATTCTTCGGCGTTCTGCTTGTCGTTTCGGATGGAAACCTCGCTTCGATCTCGATTGGGAAATTTGGCGCGCCGGGCGACATCCTCATCCTCGTCAGCGCGGTCAACTGGGCGGTCGTGTCGGTCCTCTCGCGGCGCGGACTGAAAACCACCTCGGCAAGTCTGTTCGTTTTCTATATGATGCTGTTCGGCTGGCTGTTCGCCTCCGCGCTATTTGTTGGGAATGGATTGATTGTAGAAGTCCCTGAGTTGACTTTCAACGGCTGGCTCGGAATTACTTTTCTCGGAATCTTTTGTTCGGGGCTGGCGTACATCGCATGGTACGACGCCTTGCAAGCATTAACCACTGCAAGCACCGGTGTATTTTTGTATATCGAACCGTTGATCGCGATGGTCGTCGCGTTCTTCATTCTCAATGAAGCGATCACGCTTGCATCGTTGGTCGGCGGTGGAATTATTTTGTTTGGCGTGTGGTTGGTAAACCGTTGA
- the ugpC gene encoding sn-glycerol-3-phosphate ABC transporter ATP-binding protein UgpC → MASVTFDHVFKKYGDVTAVNDLNIHIEDKEFLVLVGPSGCGKTTALRSLAGLEEISSGEIRIGDRVVNDVAPKDRDIAMVFQSYALYPHLSVYDNMAFGLKLRKTPKEEIKRRVSEAAEILGITDYLDRKPRQLSGGQRQRVAVGRAIVREPKVFLFDEPLSNLDAKLRVQMRSEISKLHQRLQTTFIYVTHDQTEAMTMATRIAVINKGVLQQLDTPQNLYDRPNNLFVAGFIGSPAMNFFRGKLRKDGDTLLVDTGDFSVAIPSSKAKAFENHAGKEVVFGIRPENIHDADFVPANIDSEKVNVKVDVTELMGNEIFLYLMSGQNTFVARVDPRSKLRVGQQAQVAFDMDNFHIFDAASEQAIR, encoded by the coding sequence ATGGCAAGCGTAACGTTCGATCACGTGTTCAAAAAGTATGGTGATGTAACCGCTGTGAATGACCTGAATATTCACATCGAAGACAAGGAATTCCTTGTGTTGGTAGGTCCCTCGGGATGCGGCAAGACCACCGCCCTGCGCTCGTTGGCTGGCTTGGAGGAAATTTCCAGCGGCGAGATCCGCATTGGCGACCGCGTGGTGAACGATGTGGCGCCGAAAGACCGCGATATTGCCATGGTCTTTCAGTCCTATGCGTTGTACCCGCATCTCTCGGTGTACGATAACATGGCGTTCGGTTTGAAACTGCGCAAAACGCCGAAAGAGGAGATCAAGCGCCGCGTGAGCGAAGCGGCTGAGATTTTAGGCATCACGGATTATCTCGACCGGAAGCCGCGTCAGCTTTCAGGCGGACAGCGCCAGCGCGTGGCGGTGGGGCGCGCCATCGTGCGCGAACCGAAAGTTTTTCTGTTCGATGAGCCGCTCTCGAACCTCGACGCGAAATTGCGCGTGCAGATGCGCTCTGAGATCAGCAAACTGCACCAGCGGTTGCAGACCACCTTCATTTATGTGACTCACGATCAAACCGAAGCCATGACGATGGCGACGCGTATTGCAGTGATCAACAAAGGCGTGTTGCAACAACTCGACACGCCGCAGAATCTGTACGACCGCCCGAACAACTTGTTCGTGGCTGGCTTCATCGGCTCGCCTGCCATGAACTTCTTCCGCGGCAAGTTGCGCAAAGATGGAGATACATTACTGGTGGATACCGGCGATTTCTCTGTGGCGATTCCCTCCTCCAAGGCAAAGGCATTCGAAAACCACGCGGGCAAAGAGGTGGTCTTTGGCATCCGCCCTGAGAACATTCACGACGCCGACTTCGTCCCCGCGAATATCGACTCGGAAAAGGTCAATGTAAAAGTGGACGTAACCGAGTTAATGGGTAACGAGATCTTCCTTTACCTGATGAGCGGACAGAACACGTTCGTCGCGCGCGTCGATCCACGCTCGAAATTGCGCGTGGGTCAACAGGCGCAAGTCGCGTTCGACATGGATAACTTCCACATTTTCGATGCGGCAAGCGAGCAGGCAATACGATAA
- a CDS encoding glycoside hydrolase family 13 protein, whose protein sequence is MTTPEWVQDAIFYQIFPDRFARGRRMPDIGFEEWDSAPTPHGFKGGDLYGVAERLDYLVDLGINALYLNPIFSSASNHRYHTFDYYNVDPLLGGNDALRVLLDAAHKKNIRVILDGVFNHASRGFWQFHHVLENGAGSPYKDWFFFDEERLQGKKHWGAYPSPHEQKLLHHEDSLTAIGYRAWWNLPALPKLNTNNPDVREFLFDVAEHWIRFGADGWRLDVPAEIDDDSFWQEFRRRVRSANPEAYIVGEIWHESQRWLQGDQFDAVMNYVATNACAAFFPAKHLDLRVAHQQSNFKNIQGAIDAHEFADRIDHMMGLYKPEITRSQLNLLDSHDMPRFLSFASGDKDSLKLAWLFMMTITGAPCIYYGDEIGLDGEHDPFCRKSFSWDEHKWDKDLLGYFKEIIALRTKNPAFRRGDMKRLWSANGVYAYSRSFEGKTFIVALNVSESPQQIHVTHETHPSTKKNLHAVHGIAHDIIIEERLKFTIPARSGVVLK, encoded by the coding sequence ATGACCACACCAGAATGGGTGCAAGACGCGATCTTTTATCAGATTTTTCCCGACCGATTCGCGCGCGGCAGGCGCATGCCCGACATCGGATTTGAAGAGTGGGATTCCGCTCCCACCCCGCACGGCTTCAAAGGCGGCGACCTCTACGGCGTTGCGGAACGACTCGATTATCTCGTGGACTTGGGAATCAACGCGCTCTACCTCAACCCGATATTTTCATCCGCGTCGAATCATCGCTACCATACATTCGACTACTACAACGTGGATCCGCTCCTCGGCGGCAATGACGCCCTGCGCGTTCTGCTGGATGCGGCGCACAAGAAGAACATCCGCGTCATTCTCGACGGGGTGTTTAATCACGCCTCGCGCGGCTTTTGGCAATTTCATCATGTGCTCGAGAACGGAGCAGGCTCGCCCTACAAGGATTGGTTCTTCTTCGATGAAGAACGCCTGCAAGGGAAAAAACATTGGGGCGCGTACCCAAGCCCGCATGAGCAGAAACTTTTGCATCATGAAGACAGTCTCACCGCCATCGGTTACCGCGCGTGGTGGAACTTGCCCGCGCTTCCAAAGCTCAACACGAACAATCCCGATGTGCGTGAGTTTCTTTTTGATGTTGCCGAACATTGGATTCGATTCGGCGCGGACGGCTGGCGGCTGGATGTGCCAGCCGAAATTGACGACGATTCGTTCTGGCAGGAATTCCGCCGCCGCGTGCGGAGCGCAAACCCCGAGGCGTACATCGTCGGCGAGATTTGGCACGAGTCGCAACGTTGGCTACAGGGCGATCAGTTCGACGCGGTGATGAATTACGTCGCAACGAACGCGTGTGCGGCATTTTTCCCCGCCAAGCATCTCGATTTGCGCGTGGCGCACCAGCAGTCGAATTTTAAAAACATTCAGGGCGCCATTGACGCACACGAGTTCGCAGACCGAATTGACCACATGATGGGCTTGTATAAACCCGAGATTACGCGCTCGCAACTGAACCTGCTCGACAGTCACGACATGCCGCGCTTTTTATCGTTTGCAAGCGGCGACAAAGACTCGCTCAAACTCGCGTGGCTGTTCATGATGACCATCACCGGCGCGCCGTGCATCTACTACGGCGACGAGATCGGCCTGGACGGCGAGCACGATCCCTTTTGCCGAAAGTCATTCTCATGGGATGAACACAAATGGGACAAGGACTTGTTGGGCTACTTTAAGGAGATCATCGCGCTGCGGACGAAGAATCCCGCCTTCAGGCGCGGCGACATGAAGCGGCTCTGGTCGGCGAACGGCGTGTATGCTTACTCGCGTTCGTTCGAGGGGAAAACTTTCATCGTGGCGTTAAATGTATCCGAATCGCCTCAGCAAATTCACGTCACGCATGAAACGCATCCTTCCACAAAGAAGAATCTTCATGCAGTGCATGGAATCGCCCACGACATTATTATTGAAGAACGGCTGAAATTCACCATCCCTGCCAGAAGCGGCGTGGTGTTGAAGTGA